Proteins encoded together in one Solanum lycopersicum chromosome 7, SLM_r2.1 window:
- the LOC109120727 gene encoding calcium-transporting ATPase 12, plasma membrane-type has protein sequence MTNENTINSNNNYFSISIEELSNPQSFTLQQLFHALETNTSSGILGDPIDLYRRRESFGSNNNFSSSSSYVKKKSFRELILEAFKESTFILLFCCVALSLVIGIKRNGLQEALFDCVIIFLPIFFVLNFSVTFRFFKERWISKRRLSRKKKVIRVLRHQQILQIPSSEVVVGDIVLLECGDHVPADGILIQGNSYKFDDGSTSHHDLVLPREQLHHVLFNRTKLVEGSCQLLVTSVGENKERIKLMKCVTSSQNNSHECKYSKIQKSIDETSSFLDKLSLSLSLIILVVEVFRCFLWNKSWCCDNDRDPKGMKNMMEEIMNEATKYMRRKRGENYVTNKVNGFVAMVCILVFSLKDGLSLGMLIVLLYASKDMKKNDQIIVHNLPSCANGALVTTLCLSKTSHFVVNHSTLADLWIGFEKINDLSVFSGGARDSTKEVRNTLLEGIFMNIIGHVDEDALLIWAEKMFGGNIEQFHGSCSILNCENYYPKKGLCGVLLKRNKEEIGEFLHVHWKGEPKLVLSMCSNYYDINNGTMQTLDEEKRELFNRKIASIVACNEVHCYGFGYKQVIRSSLEEEEKENSTIIAKDGLSFLGIVVLKNPYSSELRRTIEVCRKSGIEVKLMVDDDLNTSRLMAINSGILRIEEDLQGSIIEAIEFRKSPKETQINMCHKIKVMSNCSPADKLLLVNCLKIRGGHVAATGSSIRDLPSLKEADVGIFFGKNCVDLAKQDADITIVESNFGKILDVLILARYVCINLEKFIQLQLILNISGFTSNFILLILNPTSDQDQQLTPFQLLWVNLLIEVLGALYLSIITSIIRPRESSSVDQITLNFYGTIVTNNMLRNIVVHSMLQVILLLMLTMKGKSFLRVNEELLSTMIFNIYILCQVFLLIISAIEMITKTRISKGRKWLLFVVSCVIIGIIIVLQVILFQIMSKIDHWKKLGFKQWSICIGIAAISLPIHFAAKIIFSPCKDS, from the exons ATGACTAATGAGAACACCATAAACTCTAATAATAATTACTTCTCAATTAGTATAGAAGAATTATCAAATCCTCAATCTTTTACCCTTCAACAACTATTTCATGCACTTGAAACAAATACTTCTTCTGGCATATTAGGAGATCCTATCGATCTCTATCGTCGTCGAGAATCATTTGGTTCAAACAacaacttttcttcttcttcttcttatgtgaagaaaaaaagttttCGTGAATTAATACTTGAAGCATTCAAAGAAAGCACTTTTATCCTTCTATTTTGTTGTGTTGCACTTTCTCTTGTGATTGGGATCAAGAGGAATGGTCTACAAGAAGCCTTGTTTGATTGTGTTATAATCTtcttgccaatttttttcgttttaaaCTTCAGCGTTACTTTCAG GTTTTTCAAGGAAAGATGGATATCGAAGAGGAGATTATCGCGTAAAAAGAAAGTAATTAGGGTTCTTAGACACCAACAAATTCTACAAATTCCATCTTCTGAAGTAGTGGTTGGTGATATTGTGTTGTTGGAATGTGGTGATCATGTACCTGCTGATGGAATTTTAATTCAAGGTAACTCGTACAAGTTCGATGATGGTAGTACTAGTCATCATGATTTAGTACTACCACGTGAACAGTTGCATCATGTCTTGTTTAATCGTACAAAACTAGTGGAAGGAAGTTGTCAGTTACTAGTAACTTCAGTTGgtgaaaataaagagagaatcAAGTTGATGAAGTGTGTAACAAGTTCCCAAAATAATAGTCATGAGTGTAAATACTCAAAGATTCAAAAATCAATTGACGAAACGAGCTCATTCTTGGATAAATTGTCCTTGAGTCTCTCATTGATCATTCTTGTAGTTGAAGTTTTTCGATGTTTCTTGTGGAACAAGTCATGGTGTTGTGATAATGATCGCGATCCTAAAGGTATGAAGAACATGATGGAGGAGATAATGAACGAGGCCACGAAATATATGAGGAGGAAGAGAGGTGAAAATTATGTTACCAACAAGGTTAATGGCTTTGTAGCTATGGTTTGTATTTTGGTGTTTTCATTAAAAGATGGACTATCTTTAGGGATGCTTATTGTTCTTTTATATGCATCTAAAGATATGAAAAAGAATGATCAAATCATAGTTCATAATCTTCCATCTTGTGCTAATGGAGCTCTTGTTACCACTTTGTGCCTTAGTAAAACATCTCATTTTGTTGTGAACCATTCAACTTTGGCGGATTTGTGGATTGGATTCGAGAAAATTAATGACTTATCTGTATTCAGTGGCGGAGCTAGAG ATTCTACTAAGGAAGTCCGGAATACATTACTTGAAGgaatatttatgaatataattgGTCATGTTGATGAGGATGCACTTCTTATTTGGGCTGAGAAAATGTTTGGTGGAAATATTGAACAATTTCATGGAAGTTGTAGCATTTTAAATTGTGAAAATTATTATCCTAAGAAAGGATTATGTGGGGTgttattaaaaagaaacaaagaagaaattggAGAATTTTTGCATGTACATTGGAAAGGAGAACCAAAGTTAGTGTTATCTATGTGTTCTAACTATTATGATATTAATAATGGTACCATGCAAACCCtagatgaagaaaaaagagagttGTTCAATCGAAAAATCGCGAGTATTGTAGCATGTAATGAAGTTCATTGCTATGGTTTCGGTTACAAACAAGTTATAAGATCATCgttagaagaagaagagaaggaaaaTAGTACTATTATCGCGAAAGATGGATTGAGTTTTCTAGGGATTGTGGTATTAAAAAATCCGTATTCATCTGAGTTGAGACGAACGATTGAAGTATGTCGAAAATCTGGGATAGAGGTTAAGTTAATGGTGGATGATGACTTGAATACATCAAGATTAATGGCTATTAATTCTGGAATTTTGAGAATTGAAGAAGATTTACAAGGATCTATAATTGAAGCTATTGAATTTAGAAAAAGTCCAAAAGAAACTCAAATTAATATGTGTCACAAAATTAAAGTAATGTCCAATTGTTCTCCAGCTGATAAATTACTTTTGGTTAATTGCTTGAAAATAAGAGGTGGACACGTGGCGGCAACCGGTTCGTCGATTCGAGATTTACCATCTTTAAAAGAAGCTGATgttggaattttttttggaaaaaattgtgTAGACTTAGCTAAACAAGATGCTGATATTACTATCGTTGAATCGAACTTTGGTAAGATCCTAGACGTATTAATCTTGGCCAG gTATGTATGCATAAATCTTGAGAAGTTCATACAATTGCAATTGATACTCAACATTTCTGGCTTTACTTCAaactttattcttttaattctcAACCCTACAAGTGATCAAGATCAACAATTGACACCATTTCAATTATTGTGGGTTAATCTACTCATAGAAGTTCTTGGTGCCCTTTATTTGTCCATCATAACATCAATCATAAGGCCTCGTGAGTCTAGTTCAGTTGATCAAATCACGTTGAATTTTTATGGGACTATTGTGACCAACAACATGTTAAGGAACATTGTTGTTCATTCTATGTTACAAGTTATACTTCTATTGATGCTTACCATGAAGGGAAAATCATTTCTTCGCGTCAACGAGGAACTGCTGAGTACCATGATCttcaatatttacatattatGCCAAGTTTTTTTATTGATCATTAGTGCCATTGAGATGATCACTAAGACAAGAATCTCTAAAGGGAGAAAATGGTTATTGTTTGTAGTTAGTTGTGTAATTATAGGGATTATTATTGTTTTACAAGTTATATTATTTCAGATTATGTCAAAAATTGATCATTGGAAAAAATTAGGATTTAAACAATGGTCCATTTGTATAGGAATTGCAGCAATATCTTTGCCTATACACTTTGctgcaaaaattatttttagtccATGTAAAGATTCATAA
- the LOC101250908 gene encoding putative DUF21 domain-containing protein At3g13070, chloroplastic isoform X1, with protein MDAAVFNPSSFITTCNKRSYPGVYTRQLGKPIKLSANNLRYSCGVASNFVLPYNSRCNFRNGICLSVKGGKGEFQNAEDSCLKIPFMHFLLKKGVILVGVICGFFLIGCRRVFAVEGVLNGGYGVLEQGLVLLRSYWPTVLLVLRMFKEQGLILAALLSLSAFFSMAETSITTLWPWKVRELAEKESDNEGVFKMLRSDVTRFLTTILIGTTVVNIAATALVTEAATAAFGEAGVSAATGVMTVAILLLTEITPKSIAVHNATEVARFVVRPVAWLSLILYPVGRVVTYLSMGMLKLLGLKGRSEPYVTEDELKLMLRGAELSGAIEEEEQDMIENVLEIKDTHVREVMTPLVDVVAIDASATLVDFHSLWVTHQYSRVPVFEQRIDNIVGIAYAMDLLDYVQKGELLESSIVGDIAHKPAYFVPDSMSVWNLLREFRIRKVHMAVVLNEYGGTIGIVTLEDVVEEIVGEIFDENDSKEEIQKKTGYIVMRAEGIYDVDANTSIDQLSEDLNIKMPEDHQYETVSGFVCEAFGYIPRTGETIKLILERGNEDENNNYNDTESDRSDHNEKNQTFKLEILAGNARKVSAVRFERINDDVEVESSEVTRLVPKIMTRKRKSNGGSDRSNHDEISFMERRDEDDNSNNFVMAEREDNNLDVANKQ; from the exons ATGGATGCTGCAGTTTTTAATCCATCTTCATTCATTACTACTTGTAATAAACGTTCGTATCCAGGCGTGTATACTCGTCAATTAGGAAAACCCATTAAGCTATCTGCTAATAACCTTCGTTACTCATGTGGGGTTGCGTCAAATTTTGTTCTTCCTTACAATTCGAGGTGTAATTTTAGGAATGGGATTTGTTTATCTGTTAAAGGGGGTAAAGGGGAGTTTCAGAATGCTGAAGATTCATGCTTGAAAATACCATTTATGCATTTCCTGCTGAAAAAAGGGGTGATTTTGGTAGGGGTGATATGTGGGTTTTTTTTAATTGGGTGCAGAAGGGTGTTTGCTGTTGAAGGGGTTTTGAATGGAGGATATGGTGTTTTAGAGCAGGGTTTGGTTTTGTTGAGGAGTTATTGGCCTACGGTATTGTTGGTTCTCAGGATGTTTAAAGAACAAGGTTTGATTCTTGCGGCGCTTCTTAGTCTTTCTGCATTTTTTTCGATGGCTGAGACATCAATAACTACGCTTTGGCCGTGGAAG GTGCGAGAGTTAGCTGAAAAAGAATCTGACAATGAAGGAGTCTTCAAAATGTTGAGAAGTGATGTTACTCGATTCCTTACAACTATACTCATTGGAACAAC CGTTGTCAATATTGCAGCTACAGCATTAGTTACTGAGGCTGCAACTGCGGCATTTGGTGAAGCTGGTGTGAGTGCAGCAACTGGAGTTATGACG GTTGCGATCCTGCTCTTAACGGAAATTACTCCAAAAAGTATTGCTGTTCACAATGCCACAGAAGTTGCTAGGTTTGTG GTTAGGCCAGTTGCATGGCTTTCCTTGATACTATATCCAGTTGGAAGAGTTGTGACATATCTATCAATGGGAATGCTAAAACTCCTCGGCTTGAAAGGAAGAAG TGAACCATATGTCACTGAGGATGAATTGAAGTTGATGCTGCGTGGGGCGGAGTTAAGTGGCGCAATTGAGGAGGAAGAGCAG GATATGATTGAAAATGTGTTGGAGATTAAAGACACTCATGTCAGGGAGGTAATGACACCtcttgttgatgttgttgcaATCGATGCCAGTGCAACGTTAGTTGATTTCCATAGTTTGTGGGTGACACATCAGTACTCCAG GGTGCCCGTTTTTGAGCAACGTATAGATAATATTGTTGGCATTGCATATGCCATGGATCTCCTAGATTATGTACAAAAG GGAGAACTGCTGGAAAGTTCTATTGTGGGAGACATTGCACATAAACCTGCATACTTTGTTCCCG ATTCTATGTCAGTGTGGAACCTTCTTAGAGAGTTCCGCATCAGAAAGGTACACATGGCTGTTGTTCTTAATGAATATGGAGGAACCATTGGA ATTGTAACCCTTGAAGATGTGGTCGAGGAAATTGTTGGCGAAATCTTTGACGAAAATGATTCAAAA GAGGAAATCCAGAAAAAAACTGGCTATATTGTCATGCGGGCTGAGGGAATATACGATGTTGATGCAAATACCTCCATTGACCAGCTCTCTGAAGATCTCAATATTAAAATGCCAGAG GACCATCAATATGAGACAGTCTCTGGTTTTGTCTGCGAAGCATTTGGATATATCCCAAGGACAGGTGAGACGATTAAGCTTATACTGGAAAGGGGAAATGAAGACGAGAACAACAATTACAATGACACAGAATCTGATCGATCAGACCACAATGAGAAGAACCAAACGTTTAAGCTTGAG ATATTAGCAGGGAATGCCAGAAAGGTTAGTGCTGTTCGATTTGAACGGATCAATGACGATGTAGAAGTAGAGTCAAGTGAGGTAACACGTCTCGTTCCAAAAATCATGACTCGGAAGAGGAAGAGTAACGGAGGCTCAGATAGAAGCAACCACGACGAGATCTCTTTCATGGAGAGGAGAGATGAGGATGACAATTCCAACAATTTTGTTATGGCTGAACGCGAGGACAACAACCTCGATGTTGCAAATAAACAATAG
- the LOC101250908 gene encoding putative DUF21 domain-containing protein At3g13070, chloroplastic isoform X3, whose protein sequence is MLLDSLQLYSLEQRTAHLIVVNIAATALVTEAATAAFGEAGVSAATGVMTVAILLLTEITPKSIAVHNATEVARFVVRPVAWLSLILYPVGRVVTYLSMGMLKLLGLKGRSEPYVTEDELKLMLRGAELSGAIEEEEQDMIENVLEIKDTHVREVMTPLVDVVAIDASATLVDFHSLWVTHQYSRVPVFEQRIDNIVGIAYAMDLLDYVQKGELLESSIVGDIAHKPAYFVPDSMSVWNLLREFRIRKVHMAVVLNEYGGTIGIVTLEDVVEEIVGEIFDENDSKEEIQKKTGYIVMRAEGIYDVDANTSIDQLSEDLNIKMPEDHQYETVSGFVCEAFGYIPRTGETIKLILERGNEDENNNYNDTESDRSDHNEKNQTFKLEILAGNARKVSAVRFERINDDVEVESSEVTRLVPKIMTRKRKSNGGSDRSNHDEISFMERRDEDDNSNNFVMAEREDNNLDVANKQ, encoded by the exons ATGTTACTCGATTCCTTACAACTATACTCATTGGAACAACGTACTGCTCATTTGAT CGTTGTCAATATTGCAGCTACAGCATTAGTTACTGAGGCTGCAACTGCGGCATTTGGTGAAGCTGGTGTGAGTGCAGCAACTGGAGTTATGACG GTTGCGATCCTGCTCTTAACGGAAATTACTCCAAAAAGTATTGCTGTTCACAATGCCACAGAAGTTGCTAGGTTTGTG GTTAGGCCAGTTGCATGGCTTTCCTTGATACTATATCCAGTTGGAAGAGTTGTGACATATCTATCAATGGGAATGCTAAAACTCCTCGGCTTGAAAGGAAGAAG TGAACCATATGTCACTGAGGATGAATTGAAGTTGATGCTGCGTGGGGCGGAGTTAAGTGGCGCAATTGAGGAGGAAGAGCAG GATATGATTGAAAATGTGTTGGAGATTAAAGACACTCATGTCAGGGAGGTAATGACACCtcttgttgatgttgttgcaATCGATGCCAGTGCAACGTTAGTTGATTTCCATAGTTTGTGGGTGACACATCAGTACTCCAG GGTGCCCGTTTTTGAGCAACGTATAGATAATATTGTTGGCATTGCATATGCCATGGATCTCCTAGATTATGTACAAAAG GGAGAACTGCTGGAAAGTTCTATTGTGGGAGACATTGCACATAAACCTGCATACTTTGTTCCCG ATTCTATGTCAGTGTGGAACCTTCTTAGAGAGTTCCGCATCAGAAAGGTACACATGGCTGTTGTTCTTAATGAATATGGAGGAACCATTGGA ATTGTAACCCTTGAAGATGTGGTCGAGGAAATTGTTGGCGAAATCTTTGACGAAAATGATTCAAAA GAGGAAATCCAGAAAAAAACTGGCTATATTGTCATGCGGGCTGAGGGAATATACGATGTTGATGCAAATACCTCCATTGACCAGCTCTCTGAAGATCTCAATATTAAAATGCCAGAG GACCATCAATATGAGACAGTCTCTGGTTTTGTCTGCGAAGCATTTGGATATATCCCAAGGACAGGTGAGACGATTAAGCTTATACTGGAAAGGGGAAATGAAGACGAGAACAACAATTACAATGACACAGAATCTGATCGATCAGACCACAATGAGAAGAACCAAACGTTTAAGCTTGAG ATATTAGCAGGGAATGCCAGAAAGGTTAGTGCTGTTCGATTTGAACGGATCAATGACGATGTAGAAGTAGAGTCAAGTGAGGTAACACGTCTCGTTCCAAAAATCATGACTCGGAAGAGGAAGAGTAACGGAGGCTCAGATAGAAGCAACCACGACGAGATCTCTTTCATGGAGAGGAGAGATGAGGATGACAATTCCAACAATTTTGTTATGGCTGAACGCGAGGACAACAACCTCGATGTTGCAAATAAACAATAG
- the LOC101250908 gene encoding putative DUF21 domain-containing protein At3g13070, chloroplastic isoform X2: MLLDSLQLYSLEQHLVCVHSVVNIAATALVTEAATAAFGEAGVSAATGVMTVAILLLTEITPKSIAVHNATEVARFVVRPVAWLSLILYPVGRVVTYLSMGMLKLLGLKGRSEPYVTEDELKLMLRGAELSGAIEEEEQDMIENVLEIKDTHVREVMTPLVDVVAIDASATLVDFHSLWVTHQYSRVPVFEQRIDNIVGIAYAMDLLDYVQKGELLESSIVGDIAHKPAYFVPDSMSVWNLLREFRIRKVHMAVVLNEYGGTIGIVTLEDVVEEIVGEIFDENDSKEEIQKKTGYIVMRAEGIYDVDANTSIDQLSEDLNIKMPEDHQYETVSGFVCEAFGYIPRTGETIKLILERGNEDENNNYNDTESDRSDHNEKNQTFKLEILAGNARKVSAVRFERINDDVEVESSEVTRLVPKIMTRKRKSNGGSDRSNHDEISFMERRDEDDNSNNFVMAEREDNNLDVANKQ, from the exons ATGTTACTCGATTCCTTACAACTATACTCATTGGAACAAC ATTTGGTTTGTGTGCACAGCGTTGTCAATATTGCAGCTACAGCATTAGTTACTGAGGCTGCAACTGCGGCATTTGGTGAAGCTGGTGTGAGTGCAGCAACTGGAGTTATGACG GTTGCGATCCTGCTCTTAACGGAAATTACTCCAAAAAGTATTGCTGTTCACAATGCCACAGAAGTTGCTAGGTTTGTG GTTAGGCCAGTTGCATGGCTTTCCTTGATACTATATCCAGTTGGAAGAGTTGTGACATATCTATCAATGGGAATGCTAAAACTCCTCGGCTTGAAAGGAAGAAG TGAACCATATGTCACTGAGGATGAATTGAAGTTGATGCTGCGTGGGGCGGAGTTAAGTGGCGCAATTGAGGAGGAAGAGCAG GATATGATTGAAAATGTGTTGGAGATTAAAGACACTCATGTCAGGGAGGTAATGACACCtcttgttgatgttgttgcaATCGATGCCAGTGCAACGTTAGTTGATTTCCATAGTTTGTGGGTGACACATCAGTACTCCAG GGTGCCCGTTTTTGAGCAACGTATAGATAATATTGTTGGCATTGCATATGCCATGGATCTCCTAGATTATGTACAAAAG GGAGAACTGCTGGAAAGTTCTATTGTGGGAGACATTGCACATAAACCTGCATACTTTGTTCCCG ATTCTATGTCAGTGTGGAACCTTCTTAGAGAGTTCCGCATCAGAAAGGTACACATGGCTGTTGTTCTTAATGAATATGGAGGAACCATTGGA ATTGTAACCCTTGAAGATGTGGTCGAGGAAATTGTTGGCGAAATCTTTGACGAAAATGATTCAAAA GAGGAAATCCAGAAAAAAACTGGCTATATTGTCATGCGGGCTGAGGGAATATACGATGTTGATGCAAATACCTCCATTGACCAGCTCTCTGAAGATCTCAATATTAAAATGCCAGAG GACCATCAATATGAGACAGTCTCTGGTTTTGTCTGCGAAGCATTTGGATATATCCCAAGGACAGGTGAGACGATTAAGCTTATACTGGAAAGGGGAAATGAAGACGAGAACAACAATTACAATGACACAGAATCTGATCGATCAGACCACAATGAGAAGAACCAAACGTTTAAGCTTGAG ATATTAGCAGGGAATGCCAGAAAGGTTAGTGCTGTTCGATTTGAACGGATCAATGACGATGTAGAAGTAGAGTCAAGTGAGGTAACACGTCTCGTTCCAAAAATCATGACTCGGAAGAGGAAGAGTAACGGAGGCTCAGATAGAAGCAACCACGACGAGATCTCTTTCATGGAGAGGAGAGATGAGGATGACAATTCCAACAATTTTGTTATGGCTGAACGCGAGGACAACAACCTCGATGTTGCAAATAAACAATAG